The proteins below come from a single Hemibagrus wyckioides isolate EC202008001 linkage group LG22, SWU_Hwy_1.0, whole genome shotgun sequence genomic window:
- the naaladl1 gene encoding aminopeptidase NAALADL1 produces MLCEISSMLKKVLLFTLTGAVFFTIGILIGHFGIDQKKSTPLPEWVQKVSQDVDENLIENFLAQVDTRHIEENLQVLTRVPHMATTAGDEATVNYMLKRWQDRDSGLDAAWREDYRVYLSFPDKSKPNNVTVVRGSEVVDFIREKEKAYSKDQEDPEVVQPYAAFGPAGNVQGKLVYANQGKVSDYEHLNKTLGNLTGTIAIVRYGGAGRADKGINAAPFGVVGVLVYTDPYDINDGKMSDENETFPHSWYLPPSGVERGSYKTNFGDQLTPYLAAKNGTYRINEKDIQGVSPIPLQPIGFEDAMKFICELDGSAAPDNWQGSFPCKYNYGGPGFKQTSQFKDCEVKLDVYNKAELRDSANVMGVIWGSVEPDRYVIYGNHRDSWVHGAVDPSSGTAVMLEITRNLGQLVKTGKWRPRRTLIFGSWGAEEFGLIGSAEYAEEYISKLSQRTVAYINVDISVFANATLRASASPVAQDVIFAASKQVKIPGSDTVSVYSNWMLHSNRTSPSHGIIPNMGYLTGAGSDYAAFMHYLGISSMDISYTYDRSKTRARIYPAYHTAYDTFEYVSRFIDPGFTSHQTVARTAGNVLLRLADSILLPFKCSDYAETLEQYLTVAVDNFEADLKANDISMEPLKEAVKSFRAAATSLEQTISSSDIVNNSPLKARGINDQLMLLDRAFLNPLAFPEKYGFRHVIWTSRSSSVVTFPGLADAASAAKASGLKEDWAESHKHLSIVTQAISGAAHTLTEAHAAL; encoded by the exons atGCTGTGTGAGATTTCCTCCATGCTGAAGAAGGTGCTGCTGTTTACTCTGACTGGAGCAGTCTTCTTTACCATAGGTATCCTGATCGGCCATTTTGGGATCGATCAGAAGAAGTCCACACCGTTACCTGAGTGGGTGCAGAAGGTCAGTCAGGATGTGGACGAGAACCTCATCGAGAACTTCCTCGCTCAGGTGGACACCCGGCACATTGAGGAGAACCTCCA GGTCCTGACCCGTGTCCCCCACATGGCCACCACAGCCGGGGATGAAGCCACAGTGAACTACATGCTGAAGCGATGGCAGGACAGAGACTCGGGGCTGGACGCTGCTTGGAGGGAGGATTACAGAGTTTATCTTTCCTTCCCGGACAAAAGCAAACCCAATAACGTGACAGTGG TGAGAGGTTCTGAGGTGGTGGACTTCATACGGGAGAAGGAGAAGGCGTACAGTAAGGATCAGGAAGACCCGGAAGTGGTGCAGCCGTACGCTGCCTTCGGACCTGCAGGCAATGTCCAG GGAAAGCTGGTGTATGCTAACCAGGGGAAAGTGAGTGACTACGAGCATTTAAACAAAACCCTGGGCAACTTAACTGGAACCATCGCCATCGTCAGATACGGAGGAGCAGGAAGAGCTGATAAA GGTATAAACGCCGCCCCTTTCGGAGTCGTCGGTGTGCTGGTCTACACAGACCCCTATGACATCAACGACGGCAAGATGTCTGATGAAAATGAAACCTTCCCCCACTCGTGGTACCTCCCACCCTCCGGCGTCGAGAGAGGGAGTTATAAAACCAACTTTGGAGATCAGCTCACACCGTACCTGGCGGCCAAAA ACGGCACGTACAGAATCAATGAGAAGGACATCCAGGGGGTTTCTCCCATTCCCCTCCAGCCAATCGGGTTTGAAGATGCGATGAAGTTCATATG TGAGCTGGATGGATCTGCAGCTCCCGACAACTGGCAGGGATCGTTTCCTTGCAAATACAACTACGGTGGACCAGGGTTCAAACAAACGTCTCAATTTAAAGACTG TGAGGTGAAGCTGGATGTGTACAACAAGGCGGAATTAAGAGACTCGGCcaatgtgatgggagtgatctGGGGCAGTGTGGAGCCAG acaggtACGTGATATATGGCAACCACAGAGACAGCTGGGTTCATGGTGCCGTGGACCCCAGCAGTGGGACAGCCGTCATGCTGGAAATCACCAGAAACTTGGGTCAGCTGGTCAagacag GAAAATGGCGGCCTCGGAGGACGCTGATCTTCGGCAGCTGGGGAGCCGAGGAATTCGGTCTGATCGGATCTGCTGAATATGCTGAG GAGTACATCAGCAAGCTGAGCCAGAGAACAGTGGCCTACATCAATGTGGACATCTCAGTGTTCG CTAACGCTACACTCAGAGCCTCGGCCAGCCCCGTAGCGCAGGACGTCATCTTCGCCGCCTCCAAACAG GTGAAGATACCTGGCTCAGACACCGTATCCGTATACAGCAACTGGATGCTTCATTCGAACCGGACGAGTCCCTCGCATGGAATCATCCCCAA TATGGGATATCTAACAGGGGCGGGAAGTGATTACGCCGCATTCATGCATTATCTGGGCATTTCCTCCATGGACATCTCCTACACCTACGACCGG AGCAAAACCAGAGCGCGTATCTACCCTGCGTACCACACGGCCTACGACACCTTTGAATACGTGTCCAGATTCATCGACCCAG GCTTCACCAGTCACCAGACCGTAGCGCGGACCGCTGGGAACGTCCTGTTGCGTCTAGCAGACAGCATTCTGCTACCGTTTAAATGTAGCGACTACGCCGAGACTCTGGAGCAGTACCTCACCGTAGCCGTGGACAACTTCGAAGCTGATCTGAAGGCTAACGACATCTCCATGG AACCCTTAAAGGAAGCGGTCAAGTCGTTCCGGGCTGCGGCCACCAGTCTGGAGCAGACCATCAGCAGTTCGGACATCGTGAACAACTC ACCGCTGAAAGCTCGCGGGATCAATGACCAGCTCATGCTGTTGGATCGAGCCTTCCTGAACCCACTCGCTTTCCCTGAGAAATACGGATTCAG GCATGTGATCTGGACGTCTCGGTCCTCCAGTGTGGTCACGTTTCCAGGTCTGGCAGACGCAGCATCGGCAGCGAAGGCGAGCGGCCTGAAGGAGGACTGGGCTGAATCACACAAACATCTGTCCATCGTCACACAGGCCATCTCCggagcagcacacacactcactgaagcTCACGCTGCCCTGTAA